From the genome of Onychomys torridus chromosome 14, mOncTor1.1, whole genome shotgun sequence:
CTCGGCCAAACCAGTGGGGCCCGAGGATATGGGGGCGACAGCTGTCTACGAGCTGGACACAGAAAAAGAGCGAGACGCACAGGCCATCTTTGAGCGCAGCCAAAAAATCCAGGAGGAATTGAGAGGCAAGGAGGATGACAAGATCTATCGTGGAATTAATAATTATCAGAAGTACATGAAGCCAAAGGATACGTCCATGGGCAATGCCTCCTCCGGCATGGTGAGAAAGGGCCCCATCCGAGCCCCGGAACATCTACGTGCCACCGTGCGCTGGGATTACCAGCCTGACATCTGTAAGGACTACAAGGAAACTGGCTTCTGTGGCTTTGGAGACAGCTGCAAATTCCTCCATGACCGTTCAGATTACAAGCACGGGTGGCAGATCGAACGTGAGCTTGACGAGGGCCGTTATGGTGTGTATGAAGAGGAAAACTATGAAGTAGAAAGTGATGATGAGGAAATACCATTCAAATGTTTCATCTGTCGCCAAACCTTCCAAAATCCAGTTGTCACCAAGTGTAAGCATTATTTCTGTGAGACATGTGCACTGCAGCACTTCCGCACCACTCCACGCTGCTATGTTTGTGAGCAGCAGACCCATGGGGTCTTCAATCCAGCGAAAGAATTGATTGCTAAACTGGAGAAGTGTCGAACAGCAGAGGGAGGTGCTTCCAACACCCCAGAAGACCCTGATGGGGTCTAATGGCCATTGCTTTGGTTTTCCATAATTGTCAGATCTCAAAGTACTTTTGTTTTGCTCACCTCAAAAACCAACCATATTtgaaagaatattaaattttCTAGGAAGAATATccaagttttgttttatataacaaTGCTGCAGTTTGAATCAATACAGTTAACCTATGGAACTCTCGGACTGCCCATCCTGTGTATAGCTATACATTctatgttaaaataaattaagaagtaGTTCATACTCTAGTGCCCtgatgtggtttttcttttttaaagaacaatgtCGCCACCTATTGGAGAAATAGATTTCAGACATTTCAAAGAGGGTTGTTGTGGAACACTTAAAATTCAAGGGCAAAGCCACTGccttactggaaaaaaaatacgGCAGTTCTTT
Proteins encoded in this window:
- the LOC118595382 gene encoding E3 ubiquitin-protein ligase RNF113A, whose translation is MAEQVSQGKSADQVCSFHFKKPGRKGSAGRRKRPVCDPDSGESGSSSDEGCTVVRPEKKRATHNPMIQKTSGSGKQKAAYCDLSSEEEEKTENESLGVVYKSTRSAKPVGPEDMGATAVYELDTEKERDAQAIFERSQKIQEELRGKEDDKIYRGINNYQKYMKPKDTSMGNASSGMVRKGPIRAPEHLRATVRWDYQPDICKDYKETGFCGFGDSCKFLHDRSDYKHGWQIERELDEGRYGVYEEENYEVESDDEEIPFKCFICRQTFQNPVVTKCKHYFCETCALQHFRTTPRCYVCEQQTHGVFNPAKELIAKLEKCRTAEGGASNTPEDPDGV